A portion of the Hyalangium minutum genome contains these proteins:
- a CDS encoding peptidylprolyl isomerase: MLALAVLSGCDDSRTVAKVGRTGLTVEDVTQLRAAQSPSVRAAPEQTLEVLVDRALLAEEARRQKLHEQPTVKAQLAAAERELLAHAVLERAVAPSVTDEALRARYEAARSRLERREVHVAQIFARMPEGSDEKTRRQAQVRINQAYARLAGGEPFETVARELSEDLVSAPQGGELGVVREGGVDPAFFAQAVALAAGAWSKPFITPFGWHVVKALEASKTVVPSFDEARGVLESEARQEAQAKLMERLRQEISVRRYPERLKLAEEKSKPQGEGEAR; the protein is encoded by the coding sequence GTGTTGGCCCTCGCGGTGCTGTCCGGGTGCGATGACTCGCGAACGGTGGCGAAGGTGGGGCGCACGGGCCTGACGGTGGAGGACGTGACGCAGCTGCGCGCCGCGCAGAGCCCGAGCGTCCGCGCCGCGCCGGAGCAGACGCTGGAGGTGCTGGTGGATCGCGCCCTGCTGGCCGAGGAGGCCCGGCGCCAGAAACTGCACGAGCAGCCCACGGTGAAGGCCCAGCTCGCGGCCGCCGAGCGGGAGCTCCTGGCGCATGCGGTGCTGGAGCGGGCGGTGGCTCCCAGCGTGACGGACGAGGCGCTGCGCGCGCGCTACGAGGCCGCGCGCTCCCGGCTGGAGCGCCGCGAGGTGCACGTGGCCCAGATCTTCGCGCGGATGCCCGAGGGCTCTGATGAGAAGACTCGGCGCCAGGCGCAGGTGCGCATCAACCAAGCCTATGCCCGGCTCGCGGGCGGAGAGCCTTTCGAGACCGTGGCGCGCGAGCTGTCCGAGGACTTGGTGAGCGCGCCCCAAGGAGGAGAGCTCGGCGTGGTTCGGGAGGGAGGAGTGGATCCAGCGTTCTTCGCCCAGGCCGTGGCGCTGGCCGCAGGCGCTTGGTCCAAGCCGTTCATCACGCCCTTCGGCTGGCACGTGGTGAAGGCGCTTGAGGCGTCGAAGACGGTGGTGCCCTCCTTTGATGAGGCGAGAGGTGTGCTGGAGTCCGAGGCGCGCCAGGAGGCCCAGGCGAAGCTGATGGAGCGGCTGCGTCAGGAGATCTCGGTCCGTCGCTACCCGGAGCGGCTCAAGCTGGCAGAGGAGAAGAGCAAGCCCCAGGGCGAGGGGGAGGCGAGATGA